Below is a window of Humulus lupulus chromosome 2, drHumLupu1.1, whole genome shotgun sequence DNA.
GAACTGGAAATAAAGTGATCACTAAATAAAACCCAATACAGATTGAGGTAAACACAATATAACTTACATAGACAcataagtagtagtagtagcagtaataatCTTGTGGTGTGTTGTTATTCTTAATGGTGATGAGTCCTTGGAGACAAGCGAACTTGCAAAGGATTCTTCATGACAACGGTGAACTCTTGTTTCTCAGACAagtcaacatcatcatcatcattgacCTTGTTCCACTCAAACATCCAAACCAAATTGGCCACAAAATACTCCAAATGAAGTATGGCCAAACCATAGCCAGGACATATTCTTCTCCCAGCCCCAAACGGCATCATCTTGATCTCTTTACTTCCTGTTATATCAAACTCCACCTTATTATTATTACTCTCATCATTATTAATAATGAGGAATCTTTCTGGCTTGAAAGCCATGGGATCTTCCCACACCTTGGGGTCCCATCCCATCTCTGCCACCATGAAGTTAACACTCCCATTTTTAGGGACCACATATTCATCTAAAACAACGTCCTTGGTCACCGCGTGCGGCAAAACGAAGTGTCCCGGCGGGTGACGCCTCAGCCCTTCCAATATCACTGCTCTTAAGTAACACATCTTAACCAAATACTTCTCTTCGATTTCATGGTGATCATCAATGTTATAGCTTGAGCCATGCGCCATCACTACTACCCTTTTTATCTCCTCATACAGTTGTTTTTGAATCTCTGGATGTTTCACTAAATTCGCCATGATCCATTGAAGTGCCGTCGACGTCGTATCAGTCCCGGCGTCCAGAAATTCTGAGCAAAGACTCACTATTTCCTCTGTTTtcaaccttctcttcttctcttcctcCGGCAGCTCCAAACCCAATAAAGTATCCACATAACATGCCACTGGCTGTTCTTCTTTCTTGACTTTCCTCCGGAACTCTATCAAGGGGACGAGAACCGCTTCTTGGTCCTTGCGCAGCTGAAAAAACTCCTGCCACCGCTTTCTGAACAAAAACTTTGTCAAACTAGGCCAGAAATTAAGCGTATTGAACCGTCCGAAGCTCAGCAATATGTTACGTTGAGCGGTCTCGATTTCTTTgatcttttgctcctcgagtctGTCCCCGAAACACATCAACACTAAGAGGCAGAACATGGCGTATTGGAAGTGGTCCATCACGCGGACGTGTCCATTGGTTTGAGTATAAGAGTAAAGGCGGGTGAGGAGAATGTCGAGGACCCACTTGCGAGCGCCAGAATAGGACTCCACCCGCGAAGGGTGGAGAATCTCGGCGGTGAGGTTGCGGCGGAGGAGACGCCAAGTGGGGCCGTACATGGCGGAACTGATGTTGTGTTGGTTGCTGCTTATGATTTTGCTGGTAGGGAGAGCGGGTGGGCGGTCGGCGAAGACGGCACCGTTTTGGATTAAGGCTTGGTGAGCGAGAGAGCGGTCGGCGACGAAGACCGCTGGGCGGGGACCGATATGGAGAGAAACAAGGGGGCCGTATTTGGTGTGAAGGTCGCGGAGGACGGGCTCTAACTCTGAGAATGATTTGCGGAGCCATATGAAGTTGCCGAAGATGGGGAAGGTGAGAGGTCCCGGTGGCAGCTTCTTAGTTTTGGATTTGGAGAAGATGAAaaagtagtagtagaagaaggTATTGAGGaagaggatgaggatgaggatgacCCATAagctttccattttttttctttatctttttttttttcagtttaaCTTCCTCACcacttataaagttttttttttgtcttctCTTAAAAGAATTAGAGATATTATTAAAAGATATTGTATTGAATAATGATGGAGATACCTTATTCACACTTTTTAAAcaatataatatatgtaattaattttaataatacaattaaaattGATTTAGTCCTCACTTCAAATTATCTACTACTAAAATTAAATACACATTATAGTATGCATATAATTTGAGTGCGTGTCTAGCAAAATTGTATTGTATTTTCGATAACATAACATGATATGTTGTTATGTTGTCCTTTCTAGATTCTATACTTAATATAATTAAGGGATATTTGCGACGAAAAtgtctaagtttttttttttttttttactttataacacttaaattCCTATGTACCTAAAATACTTTCCGTCAATATTTTTCGGTAGTCGTAGGTACCTAGCTGTTAAGTGTCAGGTAAGTGTCTATGTGTCAACCTCTAATTGGTTAAAGTTATttaatcttattttttatttaaatattaaaaatattgtttaaaatattaaaagtttgaaaaaatcaataagaaataataaattttttttttccttttccttctctctctctcttccctacACGGCACCCCCTTCTTCCTAATCTGTTTTATTaacttgtgaaattggccaatggttgtatgtacagtatacgataccttttgaacaaaataaatataatatacgacatagtacaaatatcttaaataaacacacataaatttatagtGATTCAGTCCTaatctgatgaacagtaataacccaatccacttagtttttagtattAAATCACTTGATAGACAATTACAtagatgaactgaagagttcactcatCACCAATTTGCCCAGAGTCTCTCCCTAGAAAATATCCCTCTAAAAATCTTCTAAAGATCCCCCTTTATGAAgccctaggtcctttatttatagtactcaGAGACTGTTATATGATTAGTAACATTGGGGATTGTGGTTTGGTATacgattattgggtagtggagatacgaGTCCAcatccccatgattatgagatcgtgggtcttctcgttgtttctctggatcgtggttgacgatgcagGATTAAAACCTTCGGGAAAACACTAAGTCTCGGTTTgtttatgagacttaggtgctaggcctactgatcttctgggtgctaggcctgatgaccttctgggtgctaggcatgttgatTTCAACTTGAATGAGCGTGAACTTTATGTGTATTTGAGAGTTTAGGCTCACCACCCTATGAATAATAGGGTGGGACGACC
It encodes the following:
- the LOC133818822 gene encoding cytochrome P450 89A9-like produces the protein MESLWVILILILFLNTFFYYYFFIFSKSKTKKLPPGPLTFPIFGNFIWLRKSFSELEPVLRDLHTKYGPLVSLHIGPRPAVFVADRSLAHQALIQNGAVFADRPPALPTSKIISSNQHNISSAMYGPTWRLLRRNLTAEILHPSRVESYSGARKWVLDILLTRLYSYTQTNGHVRVMDHFQYAMFCLLVLMCFGDRLEEQKIKEIETAQRNILLSFGRFNTLNFWPSLTKFLFRKRWQEFFQLRKDQEAVLVPLIEFRRKVKKEEQPVACYVDTLLGLELPEEEKKRRLKTEEIVSLCSEFLDAGTDTTSTALQWIMANLVKHPEIQKQLYEEIKRVVVMAHGSSYNIDDHHEIEEKYLVKMCYLRAVILEGLRRHPPGHFVLPHAVTKDVVLDEYVVPKNGSVNFMVAEMGWDPKVWEDPMAFKPERFLIINNDESNNNKVEFDITGSKEIKMMPFGAGRRICPGYGLAILHLEYFVANLVWMFEWNKVNDDDDVDLSEKQEFTVVMKNPLQVRLSPRTHHH